The genomic segment CAGAGTGACCTTTTATTGCTTGTTCTAAAGGAGTTAATGTTATTTTATCTTGGTAAATTCCCGCCATATAATTTGATTTTCCTTCCAATAGCGATTCGACAGCTTTAACTCCTAATCTACTCGCTAAAACCCTATCAAAACAAGATGGAGATCCACCACGTTGCATATGACCTAGAACAGAAACTCTTACATCATATTCTGGTAAATTTGATTCTACATAATCTTTCAATTCAAAAACGCTTTTACCAATCTTGTCTCCTTCTGCAATTACTACTATACTAGATGATTTTCCAGTTGCCTTACTTTTCTTAAGTGAATCTAATAATCGCTCAAGTCCCATATCTTCCTCTGGAATTAAAATCTCTTCAGCACCAGCACCAATTCCTGCATTCAAAGCAATATGTCCAGCATCTCTTCCCATTACTTCTACAAGAAACAAACGATTGTGTGAACTAGCTGTATCTCGAATTTTATCAATAACCTCAACTACTGTATTCAAAGCCGTGTCATATCCTAAAGTGAAGCTGGTCCCAAAAATATCATTGTCAATAGTACCTGGAATTCCAATTACAGGAAAATTATACTCTGTATTAAACAACAAAGCACCGGTAAAACTTCCATCTCCACCAATAACAACAAATGCATCAATTTCTGCTTTTACCAAATTATCGTAGGCCTTTTTTCTTCCTTCTGGAGTTTTGAATTCCATAGAACGAGCCGACTTTAAAATTGTTCCTCCTTTATTAATAATGTTGTTCACTGTTCGAGGGCCCATTTCTTTGAAGTCTCCTTCAATCATACCTTGATAACCTCTATAGATTCCTACACATCCAATGTTGTGGAAAGCACAAGTTCTAACAACTGAGCGAATTGCAGCATTCATTCCAGGGGAATCACCACCGGAAGTTAAAACTCCTATTTTTCTAATTTTGTTTGACATTATTGATAGTATTTGGCGCTAAATTAAGAAACATGAATTAGTTTCAAAGCGATGTAATTAATTAATTATTGAACTGTAAAGAATTCAAACGTTTTCGTTAATAAGTTTTAAAATATTAATTTATAAATGGTATTTAATTACGAAAATGTAATTATTTCGTGATATTCTAACGATAAATCTATTTTCTAAGATTAGTCTTCCTCAGGAGCAAGTCCTTCCCTATTTTGTTTAGGTAATTCTTTGGTAGGTTTTTTGGAGTTTGAAAAATTTATAAAATCAGGAGACAACTCTGAATCTGGATTTAAATATTCGGAAGGTATCGTTTGAATTACACGGTTTCTCTTAAACATTTTTTGAATTAACTCTCTGAAAGTATCAAAATCAACCTGATAGGATAAACCAATTCCTTGGGTATATCCAATACCTTGACCAATAAAGTTGATGTCATTCTCTTTATTAAAAATTCTGGCATTTAAATCCCCTTCTTGATCTAATCTCCAAAGTAATTCTACATTTCCAACAAAAGCGGTTTGGTTAATTCCTCCAAAAGGAACTCCTAGCTTCCCATTAAAAGTTATTCTTTCATTAATTTTTGAAGACACTGAAGCTTCAAATCGACCATCTGTCTCTCTTCCCAATCTCCTATCTGCTCCTACTACATTAATTCCAACTTCGAATTTATCATTATCTGATTGAATCAAATCTCCTAAAAGTCCAGCTGCTGTTTCAAATAAACTTCCAGAAATATCATTTTGATTGATTCC from the Flavobacterium ammonificans genome contains:
- the pfkA gene encoding 6-phosphofructokinase gives rise to the protein MSNKIRKIGVLTSGGDSPGMNAAIRSVVRTCAFHNIGCVGIYRGYQGMIEGDFKEMGPRTVNNIINKGGTILKSARSMEFKTPEGRKKAYDNLVKAEIDAFVVIGGDGSFTGALLFNTEYNFPVIGIPGTIDNDIFGTSFTLGYDTALNTVVEVIDKIRDTASSHNRLFLVEVMGRDAGHIALNAGIGAGAEEILIPEEDMGLERLLDSLKKSKATGKSSSIVVIAEGDKIGKSVFELKDYVESNLPEYDVRVSVLGHMQRGGSPSCFDRVLASRLGVKAVESLLEGKSNYMAGIYQDKITLTPLEQAIKGHSEIDKELLRVSDIVSI